Proteins from one Flavobacterium branchiarum genomic window:
- the nagB gene encoding glucosamine-6-phosphate deaminase: protein MKSAIEIKPDISYKSAGKFEETRFEKIHNEIFKNSTEASIIVAQEIAQLIRSKQEKNKSCVLGLATGSSPIKVYEELVRMHNEEGLSFSNVVTFNLDEYYPMTKENKQSYHHFMHQHLFNHIDIKPENVNIPDGTVSIDELNQYCIDYEMNIKNAGGLDFQLLGIGRTGHVGFNEPGSHINSGTRIITLDHITRVDASSDFNGIDNVPKRAITMGVSTILRSKRIVLMAWGQNKADIIKRTIQGDISSEVPATFLQNHGNATFVLDQSAASELTRFKTPWLVGECIWNQELKSKAIVWLCQKTKQSILKLTDRDYNNNGMSDLLAQEGSAYDLNINMFNVLQHTITGWPGGKPNTDDSHRPERANPAKKRIILFSPHPDDDVISMGGTFSKLIKQGHDVHVVYQTSGNIAVTDDEALKFAEVSNDFIADAGAKINFKSVIDFLNNKSENQIDSLEVRKLKGLIRRRESYAATRYIGLKDENTHFLDLPFYETGQIKKNPLGLEDIAIVKDIIEKIKPHQVFAAGDLADPHGTHEVCLNAIFAAMKELKPQPYMDDCWLWLYRGAWHEWDIHEIDMAVPLSPSEVLLKRHAILYHQSQKDRVMFQGNDSREFWVRAEDRNKNTAILYDDLGLAEYEAIEAFKRFDY from the coding sequence ATGAAAAGTGCTATAGAAATTAAACCAGACATTAGTTATAAAAGCGCTGGTAAATTTGAAGAGACACGATTTGAAAAAATCCACAATGAAATCTTCAAGAATTCTACCGAAGCATCGATAATTGTTGCGCAGGAAATTGCTCAATTAATTAGATCAAAACAAGAAAAGAACAAATCTTGTGTACTAGGTTTAGCTACAGGTTCTTCACCTATAAAAGTGTATGAAGAATTAGTTAGAATGCACAATGAAGAAGGATTAAGTTTTAGCAATGTTGTTACTTTTAATTTGGATGAATATTATCCGATGACTAAAGAAAACAAACAGAGTTACCACCATTTCATGCATCAACATTTGTTTAATCATATCGATATTAAACCAGAGAATGTAAATATTCCAGATGGTACGGTTTCGATTGATGAATTGAATCAATATTGTATTGATTATGAGATGAATATTAAAAATGCTGGAGGACTAGATTTTCAATTATTAGGAATTGGTCGTACAGGGCACGTAGGATTTAACGAGCCGGGTTCACATATAAATTCAGGAACACGTATTATTACTTTGGATCATATAACGAGAGTAGATGCTTCTTCCGATTTTAACGGGATTGATAATGTGCCAAAAAGGGCTATTACAATGGGAGTATCTACAATTCTCAGATCCAAAAGAATAGTACTGATGGCTTGGGGACAAAACAAAGCCGATATTATTAAGAGAACCATTCAAGGTGATATTAGCTCAGAAGTTCCAGCTACATTTTTGCAAAACCACGGTAATGCAACTTTTGTATTAGATCAATCGGCGGCATCAGAACTAACACGTTTTAAAACACCTTGGCTAGTAGGAGAATGTATTTGGAATCAAGAATTAAAAAGTAAAGCGATTGTTTGGTTGTGTCAAAAAACAAAACAATCTATTTTAAAATTAACTGATAGAGATTACAACAATAACGGAATGTCCGATTTATTGGCTCAAGAAGGTTCTGCTTACGATTTGAACATTAATATGTTCAACGTATTACAACATACGATTACAGGATGGCCAGGAGGAAAACCCAATACAGACGATTCACATCGTCCAGAGAGAGCCAATCCAGCTAAGAAAAGAATTATCCTTTTTAGTCCACATCCGGATGATGACGTTATCTCAATGGGGGGAACATTCTCAAAATTAATAAAACAAGGGCATGATGTACACGTAGTATATCAAACCTCTGGAAATATTGCAGTAACTGATGATGAGGCATTAAAGTTTGCTGAGGTTAGTAATGATTTTATTGCTGATGCAGGCGCAAAAATAAATTTCAAATCTGTGATTGACTTTCTGAATAATAAATCGGAAAATCAAATTGATTCATTGGAAGTGAGGAAGTTAAAAGGACTTATCCGTCGAAGAGAATCGTATGCAGCAACGAGATATATTGGATTAAAAGATGAAAATACCCATTTCCTAGATCTTCCATTTTATGAGACAGGACAAATCAAGAAAAATCCGTTAGGTCTTGAAGATATAGCTATCGTAAAAGATATTATCGAAAAAATAAAACCACATCAGGTATTTGCCGCAGGAGATTTAGCAGATCCACACGGAACGCACGAAGTATGTTTAAATGCCATATTCGCAGCAATGAAGGAATTAAAACCACAACCTTATATGGATGATTGTTGGTTATGGTTGTACCGAGGTGCTTGGCACGAATGGGATATTCATGAAATAGACATGGCAGTACCGTTAAGCCCATCAGAAGTGTTATTAAAACGTCATGCGATTTTGTATCACCAATCTCAAAAAGATAGAGTGATGTTTCAAGGTAACGACTCAAGAGAGTTTTGGGTTAGAGCCGAAGATCGTAATAAAAACACAGCAATTTTATATGACGATTTAGGACTAGCAGAATATGAAGCAATCGAAGCTTTTAAACGTTTTGATTATTAA
- a CDS encoding DUF418 domain-containing protein, producing MSENAFSLKSPRIEVIDALRGLAIMAIMLLHNLEHFDFYYLPEYLPEPIKVLDKIIWDTLFFIFAGKSYAIFSLLFGFSFFIQYDNQRKKGNDFRWRYVWRLAILFVFGLVNTIFFSGDILMMYAVLGLLLIPVCNLKTKYVLIIATFLLLLPMEWFNLFNILYNPDYVLPLNLSNAYYGNMHTYFSGNSFIDHSVGNLSIGRWASIFWSWENGRFFQAPALFMFGMIAGRKQLFVASAASIAFWKKASQYAILLFIPFFAFKTYLPELIANKDLVNSLLIIFTSWSNVTFMVVLVSSFVLLYQKEAVNKVLIKLIPFGKMSLTSYFSQSILGSFIYYRYGLGLYEYTGATFSLLIGIVLFLLQLGFCTWWLKTHKQGPLEALWHKLTWISFGKEKKAVVA from the coding sequence ATGTCAGAAAATGCCTTTAGTTTAAAATCTCCTCGAATAGAAGTGATAGATGCATTACGTGGTTTAGCCATTATGGCGATAATGTTGCTCCATAATTTAGAACATTTTGATTTCTATTATTTACCCGAATATTTACCTGAACCAATTAAAGTATTGGATAAGATTATCTGGGATACTTTGTTTTTTATTTTTGCAGGAAAATCGTATGCCATTTTTTCACTACTCTTTGGGTTTAGTTTCTTTATTCAATATGATAATCAGCGTAAAAAAGGAAACGATTTTAGATGGAGGTACGTTTGGAGACTCGCTATATTATTTGTTTTTGGATTAGTGAATACAATCTTTTTTTCTGGAGATATATTAATGATGTATGCCGTTTTAGGATTGCTATTAATTCCAGTTTGTAACCTGAAAACCAAATATGTATTGATAATTGCTACTTTCTTGTTATTGCTTCCGATGGAATGGTTTAATTTATTTAATATTCTTTATAATCCAGATTATGTTTTGCCACTCAATTTATCAAATGCTTATTATGGAAATATGCATACTTATTTTAGCGGAAATTCATTTATAGATCATTCAGTTGGAAATCTATCAATCGGGAGATGGGCTTCGATATTTTGGTCATGGGAAAATGGAAGGTTTTTTCAGGCTCCTGCTTTGTTTATGTTCGGAATGATTGCTGGAAGGAAACAACTTTTTGTAGCCTCAGCTGCTAGTATTGCATTTTGGAAAAAAGCGTCGCAATATGCAATTCTATTATTTATTCCCTTTTTTGCATTCAAGACCTATTTGCCAGAACTAATCGCAAATAAAGATTTAGTAAATAGTCTGCTGATTATTTTTACCTCTTGGTCAAATGTAACTTTTATGGTTGTTTTAGTAAGCTCATTTGTGTTGTTGTACCAAAAAGAAGCAGTGAATAAAGTTTTAATTAAACTAATCCCTTTTGGAAAAATGAGTCTGACAAGTTATTTCTCTCAATCAATTTTGGGATCTTTTATTTACTACCGTTATGGTTTAGGACTTTATGAATATACAGGAGCAACCTTCAGTTTATTAATAGGTATCGTTTTATTTTTATTACAATTAGGATTCTGTACCTGGTGGCTCAAAACGCATAAGCAAGGCCCATTAGAAGCGTTGTGGCACAAGCTGACTTGGATTTCTTTTGGAAAAGAAAAAAAGGCAGTTGTAGCATAA
- a CDS encoding helix-turn-helix domain-containing protein — MSTITNPYHIGRKISRIRELKDMKQEALAQALGTNQQAVSIIENSETIGEEKLIEIAKALGVTPEAIKNFSDEGVFNYFNNFSDNSTNQGPIGAHNICNFNPLDKLVESYDENKKLYERLLEAEKDKVTYLENLLKEK, encoded by the coding sequence ATGAGCACAATAACAAACCCATATCACATAGGGCGAAAAATTAGCCGTATTCGTGAACTGAAAGACATGAAGCAAGAAGCATTAGCGCAGGCTTTAGGAACTAATCAGCAAGCTGTTTCAATTATAGAAAACAGTGAAACTATAGGAGAAGAAAAATTAATAGAAATAGCTAAAGCTTTAGGAGTAACTCCAGAAGCAATTAAGAATTTCTCTGATGAAGGCGTTTTTAATTATTTCAATAATTTTAGCGATAATAGCACGAATCAAGGACCGATAGGTGCTCACAATATTTGTAATTTTAATCCATTAGACAAATTAGTTGAGTCTTACGATGAGAATAAAAAACTGTACGAACGTTTATTAGAAGCTGAAAAAGACAAGGTAACTTATTTAGAGAATTTACTAAAAGAGAAATAA
- a CDS encoding ABC-F family ATP-binding cassette domain-containing protein, whose protein sequence is MLTVNNLSVQFGKRILFDEVNTTFTHGNIYGVIGANGAGKSTFLKIISGEMDPTSGHIHLEPGKRMSVLNQNHNMFDEHTVLETVIMGNKVLYAVKKEMDELYLDYNDKNADRIGELQVQFEEMNGWNADSDAASMLSNLGIAEEHHYTLMGDLEGKIKVRVLLAQALFGNPDLLIMDEPTNDLDFETIAWLETFLANYENTVIVVSHDRHFLDSVCTHISDIDFSKINHYSGNYTFWYESSQLAAKQRAQQNKKAEEKKQELEEFIRRFSANVAKSKQATSRKKMISKLNISEIKPSSRRYPAIIFDQDREAGDQILNVENLSASIDGDLLFKGVDLNMAKGDKIVLFSKDSRATTAFYEILNNNKAADSGTFDWGITTNQAYLPAENHSFFENDLSLVDWLRQYAKTEEERDEVFIRGFLGKMIFSGEEALKTSRVLSGGEKVRCMLSRMMMERANVLMLDEPTNHLDLESITAFNNSLKNFKGSVIFTTHDHEFAQTVGNRVVELTPNGVIDRYMTFDEYLDDEKVQELRVKMYS, encoded by the coding sequence ATGTTAACAGTCAATAATTTATCGGTACAATTTGGCAAACGAATTTTGTTTGACGAAGTAAATACAACTTTCACTCACGGAAATATTTATGGAGTTATCGGAGCCAATGGTGCAGGGAAATCAACTTTTCTTAAAATAATTTCAGGCGAAATGGATCCTACTTCGGGACATATCCATTTAGAGCCAGGAAAACGTATGTCGGTTTTAAACCAAAACCACAATATGTTTGATGAGCATACAGTTCTTGAAACCGTAATTATGGGGAACAAGGTATTGTACGCTGTTAAGAAAGAAATGGATGAACTTTATTTAGACTATAACGATAAAAACGCAGACAGAATAGGGGAGTTACAAGTTCAATTTGAAGAAATGAACGGATGGAACGCTGATTCTGATGCTGCTTCGATGTTGTCTAATTTAGGTATTGCAGAAGAGCACCATTATACATTAATGGGAGATCTAGAGGGTAAAATTAAAGTTCGTGTCCTTTTGGCACAAGCCTTATTTGGTAATCCAGATTTACTTATCATGGATGAGCCTACCAACGATTTGGATTTTGAAACAATCGCTTGGTTAGAAACATTTCTTGCAAACTATGAAAATACAGTAATTGTTGTATCGCATGACCGTCACTTTTTAGATTCGGTTTGTACACACATTTCAGATATTGATTTTAGTAAAATCAACCATTATTCAGGTAACTATACGTTTTGGTATGAGTCTAGCCAATTAGCTGCAAAACAACGTGCACAACAAAACAAGAAAGCCGAAGAAAAGAAACAAGAATTAGAAGAATTTATTCGTCGTTTTAGTGCCAACGTTGCTAAGTCTAAACAAGCAACTTCTCGTAAAAAAATGATTAGTAAGCTTAATATTTCAGAGATTAAGCCTTCTAGCCGTCGTTATCCAGCGATCATTTTTGATCAAGATCGTGAGGCAGGAGATCAAATTTTAAATGTCGAGAATTTAAGCGCTTCGATAGATGGAGATCTTTTATTTAAAGGAGTAGATTTGAATATGGCAAAAGGAGACAAAATTGTTTTGTTTTCTAAAGATTCACGTGCAACTACCGCTTTCTATGAAATCTTAAACAATAATAAAGCTGCCGATTCTGGTACTTTTGATTGGGGTATTACTACAAATCAAGCGTATTTACCAGCTGAGAATCATTCTTTCTTTGAAAATGATTTGAGCTTAGTTGATTGGTTACGTCAATATGCTAAAACTGAAGAAGAACGTGATGAAGTTTTTATTAGAGGATTCTTAGGGAAAATGATTTTCTCAGGAGAAGAAGCTTTAAAAACAAGTAGAGTATTGTCAGGAGGAGAAAAAGTACGTTGTATGTTATCTCGAATGATGATGGAAAGAGCTAATGTATTGATGCTAGATGAACCAACAAATCACTTAGATTTGGAGTCGATTACAGCATTTAATAACTCATTAAAAAACTTTAAAGGCTCTGTAATTTTTACAACTCATGATCATGAGTTTGCACAAACTGTTGGTAATAGAGTAGTAGAGCTTACGCCAAATGGTGTTATCGATCGTTATATGACATTTGATGAATACCTAGATGATGAAAAAGTTCAAGAATTAAGAGTGAAAATGTATTCTTAA
- a CDS encoding DinB family protein, giving the protein MQSEKLIQSLTEQTRQIINQVEELKTNDLQILKWKETPASWNILECLEHLNLYSDFYIPQIESKIKNSKTKPENHFKSGVLGSYFTKSMLPKEKLNKMKTFKDKNPLNSKLDKSVIDKFINQQIELLALLDQSKNISLNKVKIPISISKLLKLKLGDTFQFLINHIIRHLHQIERIQEKMKSI; this is encoded by the coding sequence ATGCAATCAGAAAAATTAATACAATCACTTACTGAACAAACAAGACAAATCATTAATCAGGTTGAAGAACTAAAAACTAATGATTTACAAATCTTGAAATGGAAAGAAACCCCAGCTTCATGGAACATTTTAGAATGTTTAGAACATCTAAATTTATACAGTGATTTTTATATACCACAAATAGAAAGCAAAATAAAAAACTCAAAGACCAAACCAGAAAATCATTTCAAAAGCGGAGTTCTAGGAAGTTACTTTACCAAAAGCATGTTACCAAAAGAAAAGCTAAACAAAATGAAAACTTTTAAGGACAAAAACCCGTTAAACTCGAAACTTGACAAAAGTGTTATTGATAAATTTATTAATCAACAAATTGAATTATTAGCATTATTGGACCAATCAAAAAATATTAGCTTAAATAAAGTAAAAATACCAATCTCTATTTCAAAATTATTAAAGCTTAAATTAGGCGATACTTTTCAATTTCTCATCAATCATATCATCCGTCACTTACATCAAATTGAAAGAATACAAGAAAAAATGAAAAGCATCTAA
- a CDS encoding beta-N-acetylhexosaminidase, with the protein MKYILILLFSGIVANAQIKKEQLNLMPWPQTVNLSQGTFALTKGFRVNITGNPNPRIFSAATRFLRRLDGRTGLFFEQDFLTKLNSAPTAQLQINCTKSGKIGLYEDESYHLDIKQNQITINATSDLGALHGLETLLQMLQNNSTSYYFPVSQISDFPRFTWRGLMMDVARHFQPVDVVKRNLDALAAVKMNVFHWHLVDDQGWRIQLKKHPKLTELASDGFFYTQEEIKDIVKYADERGIMVVPEIDVPGHASAILTAYPEIGSKVVNISTGNAEGSATAAVVSTYSIERNAGVFSPTLDPTNPKTYQLLSEIFDETCPLFPGAYFHIGGDENEGKDWDSNPKIQEFKKKNKLVTNHDLQTYFTMKLVPMLKKHGKQLMGWEEIMTKDMSKDAIIHAWRGPNEGVAVGKSLTDAVKNGYKTVLSNGYYIDLVQGVEAHYLNDPLPKSANFTTEEKARVLGGEATMWTELVTPLTMDSRLWPRTAAIAERLWSAEDVRDLSSLRKRLAVVSFRLEELGITHIRNKDVILRNIANNQNIAPLSDFSNVCEPLKGYKRNKGGVEYQTYSPFTLFADACTPDASDAIAFDEVVKEYLADKSVANKAKVTAFLNKWIGLKASLASLSENAPLIQPILPLANNLSDLSQQLVNVLDNKATVAPAVLNELLEKCNSKEYGDVELAVYESLKKLI; encoded by the coding sequence ATGAAATATATATTGATTTTATTATTTTCTGGGATAGTTGCAAATGCTCAAATAAAGAAAGAGCAATTAAACCTTATGCCCTGGCCACAAACAGTAAATTTAAGCCAAGGCACATTTGCTCTAACTAAAGGTTTTAGAGTGAATATTACTGGAAATCCTAATCCAAGAATCTTTAGTGCAGCAACTCGTTTTTTAAGACGATTAGATGGAAGAACAGGTTTGTTTTTTGAACAAGATTTTTTGACTAAGTTAAATTCGGCACCTACAGCACAATTACAAATAAATTGCACTAAGAGTGGTAAAATTGGTTTATATGAAGACGAGAGTTATCATCTTGATATAAAACAAAATCAAATTACTATTAATGCAACAAGTGATTTAGGAGCATTGCATGGTCTTGAAACATTGTTACAAATGTTACAAAACAATAGTACTTCTTACTATTTTCCAGTTTCTCAAATTTCAGATTTCCCAAGATTTACTTGGAGAGGTTTAATGATGGATGTTGCAAGACATTTTCAACCTGTAGATGTTGTTAAAAGAAATTTAGATGCCTTAGCAGCTGTTAAAATGAATGTTTTTCATTGGCATTTGGTAGATGATCAAGGTTGGAGAATTCAATTAAAAAAACATCCTAAACTTACTGAATTAGCATCGGATGGTTTTTTCTATACGCAAGAAGAAATTAAAGATATTGTAAAATATGCTGATGAACGTGGAATTATGGTAGTACCAGAAATTGATGTTCCAGGTCATGCATCTGCTATTTTAACAGCTTATCCAGAAATAGGAAGTAAAGTAGTTAATATCTCTACTGGAAATGCAGAGGGTAGTGCAACAGCGGCAGTAGTTTCGACATATAGCATTGAACGTAATGCAGGAGTTTTTAGCCCTACATTAGATCCAACAAATCCTAAAACATATCAATTGTTAAGTGAAATATTTGACGAGACTTGTCCATTATTTCCAGGTGCATACTTTCATATTGGAGGAGATGAAAACGAAGGGAAAGATTGGGATTCAAACCCTAAGATTCAAGAGTTCAAAAAGAAAAATAAGTTAGTAACGAATCATGACTTGCAAACTTATTTTACAATGAAATTGGTTCCAATGCTTAAAAAACATGGTAAACAATTGATGGGATGGGAAGAGATTATGACCAAAGATATGTCTAAAGATGCTATCATTCATGCATGGAGAGGTCCGAACGAAGGAGTTGCAGTTGGAAAATCATTAACAGATGCTGTTAAAAATGGATATAAAACGGTTTTATCAAACGGATATTATATTGATTTGGTTCAAGGTGTAGAAGCTCATTATTTAAATGATCCATTGCCTAAGAGTGCCAATTTTACTACGGAAGAAAAAGCTAGAGTATTAGGTGGTGAAGCTACGATGTGGACTGAACTTGTTACACCTTTGACAATGGATTCAAGACTTTGGCCAAGAACTGCAGCTATTGCAGAAAGATTATGGTCTGCTGAAGATGTTAGAGATTTAAGTAGCTTACGCAAAAGATTAGCAGTTGTTTCTTTTAGATTAGAAGAATTAGGAATCACACATATTAGAAACAAAGATGTGATCTTAAGAAATATAGCAAATAATCAAAATATTGCTCCTTTAAGCGATTTTTCAAATGTATGTGAGCCTTTAAAAGGATATAAGAGAAACAAAGGAGGAGTTGAATATCAAACATATTCTCCATTCACGCTTTTTGCAGATGCTTGTACACCAGATGCTTCAGATGCAATTGCTTTTGATGAGGTTGTAAAAGAATATTTAGCAGATAAATCGGTTGCAAATAAAGCTAAAGTTACTGCTTTCTTGAATAAATGGATTGGATTAAAAGCTAGTCTTGCAAGTTTAAGTGAAAATGCACCTTTGATTCAGCCTATTTTACCTCTAGCAAATAATCTTAGTGATCTATCACAACAACTAGTAAATGTGTTGGATAATAAAGCAACAGTTGCTCCAGCAGTTTTAAATGAGTTATTAGAAAAATGTAACTCTAAAGAGTATGGTGATGTAGAATTGGCTGTTTATGAAAGTTTGAAAAAATTAATATAA
- a CDS encoding Crp/Fnr family transcriptional regulator: MKEIIELSEKTITINRNEFLKVKGSIDTNIYFIESGSLRIFVLDDNEEHTIRFGYKENLIISLDSFLTNKPSDLFIQAIKKSVIKVITKQQIEPFLKIEANRNLWIGILENLTVQQMEREIDILTNSPKKRYERVLKRSPRLFQEIPNRLIANYLRMSPETLSRLKKY; this comes from the coding sequence ATGAAAGAAATAATCGAACTTTCTGAGAAAACAATAACTATTAATAGAAACGAATTCCTCAAAGTAAAGGGTAGTATTGATACTAACATCTATTTTATAGAAAGCGGAAGCTTACGAATTTTTGTTTTAGATGACAACGAAGAACATACCATTCGATTTGGTTATAAAGAGAACTTAATCATTTCTCTTGACTCTTTTTTAACAAACAAACCTTCTGATTTGTTTATTCAAGCAATTAAAAAATCTGTAATAAAAGTTATCACTAAACAACAAATAGAGCCCTTTTTAAAAATTGAAGCTAACAGAAATTTATGGATTGGAATTCTAGAAAACTTAACTGTTCAACAAATGGAACGTGAAATTGATATTTTGACAAATTCACCAAAAAAAAGATATGAGAGAGTCCTAAAGAGAAGTCCGCGACTTTTTCAGGAAATCCCAAATAGACTTATTGCCAATTATTTAAGAATGAGTCCTGAAACCTTATCACGATTAAAAAAGTATTGA
- a CDS encoding ribonuclease Z, producing the protein MKVDQKGHTTIIKDTQGDFNSFLDKITSQFKTYEKHNIIIDLLAHKDLTISDIKLLLPLSKQQKKAKKSFIIVVSDIDYNAVPNALVVVPSVLEAHDIIEMDEIERDLGF; encoded by the coding sequence ATGAAAGTAGATCAAAAAGGACATACTACAATAATTAAAGATACTCAAGGAGATTTCAATTCTTTTTTGGATAAAATCACGAGCCAGTTTAAGACTTACGAGAAGCACAATATTATTATCGATTTGTTAGCTCATAAAGATTTAACTATAAGTGATATTAAATTATTGTTGCCTCTTTCTAAGCAACAAAAAAAAGCTAAAAAATCTTTTATCATTGTAGTTTCAGATATTGACTATAATGCAGTTCCAAATGCTTTAGTTGTTGTTCCTTCTGTTTTAGAGGCACATGATATTATTGAAATGGATGAAATCGAAAGAGATTTAGGATTCTGA
- the pyrR gene encoding bifunctional pyr operon transcriptional regulator/uracil phosphoribosyltransferase PyrR gives MSQKVLLNSKEVTIILHRLACQLIEKHLDFSDTILVGIQPRGVYLAERLKELLEKEYNTPEITLGYLDITFFRDDFRRTDKPLEANKTQINFIVEDKKVIFIDDVLFTGRSIRSALTAIQSFGRPAEIELLVLIDRRFSRHLPIQPDYRGRQVDAINNEKVIVSWKENDGEDVVYLITS, from the coding sequence ATGAGTCAAAAAGTATTACTTAATTCAAAAGAAGTTACTATCATATTGCATCGTTTGGCCTGTCAATTGATAGAAAAGCATCTTGATTTTTCAGATACGATTTTGGTAGGAATACAGCCTAGAGGTGTCTACCTGGCAGAACGATTGAAAGAATTATTAGAAAAAGAATACAATACACCCGAGATTACGTTGGGTTATTTGGACATTACTTTTTTTAGAGATGATTTTCGAAGAACAGATAAACCATTAGAAGCTAATAAAACCCAAATCAATTTTATTGTAGAAGATAAAAAAGTCATTTTTATAGATGATGTTTTATTTACAGGACGAAGTATTCGATCGGCATTAACAGCCATTCAATCTTTTGGACGACCTGCAGAAATTGAATTATTGGTGTTAATAGACAGGCGTTTTAGCCGACATTTACCAATACAACCAGATTATCGTGGCAGACAAGTAGATGCTATCAATAACGAGAAAGTGATTGTGAGTTGGAAAGAAAATGATGGTGAAGATGTTGTTTATTTGATAACTAGTTAA
- a CDS encoding helix-turn-helix domain-containing protein → MSTITNPYHIGRKISRIRELKDMKQEALAQALGTNQQAVSIIENSEAIGEEKLIEIAKALGVTPEAIKNFSDEGVFNYFNNFNDNSINQGLIGTNNICNFNPLDKLMDAVDENKKLYERLLEAEKDKVTYLENLLKEK, encoded by the coding sequence ATGAGCACAATAACAAACCCATATCACATAGGGCGAAAAATTAGCCGTATTCGTGAACTGAAAGACATGAAGCAAGAAGCATTAGCGCAGGCTTTAGGAACTAATCAGCAAGCTGTTTCAATTATAGAAAACAGTGAGGCTATAGGAGAAGAAAAATTAATAGAAATAGCTAAAGCTTTAGGAGTAACTCCAGAAGCAATTAAGAACTTCTCTGATGAAGGCGTTTTTAATTATTTCAATAATTTTAATGATAATAGTATAAATCAAGGCCTTATAGGTACTAATAATATTTGTAATTTTAATCCATTAGATAAATTAATGGATGCTGTTGATGAAAATAAAAAATTATACGAGCGTTTATTAGAAGCTGAAAAAGATAAAGTAACTTATTTAGAGAATTTACTAAAAGAGAAATAA
- a CDS encoding aspartate carbamoyltransferase catalytic subunit has protein sequence MKELSVNHLLGIKYINEDDINLIFETADHFKEVINRPIKKVPTLRDITIANIFFENSTRTKLSFELAQKRLSADVISFSAAQSSVKKGETLIDTVNNILSMKVDMVVMRHANPGAAYFLSKNVKASIVNAGDGAHEHPTQALLDSYSIREKLGDVSGKKVVIVGDILHSRVALSNIYALKMQGAEVKVCGPKTLIPRYIESLGVTVEPNLRKALEWCDVANMLRVQNERMDVNFFPSTREYSQQYGVDKALLDSLNKEIVIMHPGPINRGVEITSEVADSEHSVILNQVENGVAVRMAVIYLLASKIQ, from the coding sequence ATGAAAGAATTAAGCGTAAATCACTTGTTAGGAATTAAATATATCAATGAAGATGATATTAACCTAATTTTTGAAACTGCCGATCATTTTAAGGAAGTTATTAATAGACCAATTAAAAAAGTTCCTACTTTAAGAGATATTACGATTGCCAATATATTTTTCGAAAATAGTACAAGAACAAAGCTTTCATTCGAACTAGCCCAAAAAAGATTATCAGCCGATGTTATTAGTTTTTCTGCTGCCCAATCATCGGTTAAAAAAGGAGAAACGCTTATTGATACAGTAAACAACATCCTTTCAATGAAAGTTGATATGGTTGTTATGCGTCATGCCAATCCCGGAGCTGCTTATTTTTTATCTAAAAATGTAAAGGCTAGTATTGTAAACGCAGGTGATGGAGCACACGAACACCCAACTCAAGCATTATTAGATAGCTATTCGATTAGAGAAAAACTAGGTGATGTTTCAGGAAAGAAAGTAGTTATTGTTGGAGATATTTTACACTCAAGAGTGGCATTATCTAATATTTATGCTTTAAAAATGCAAGGAGCCGAAGTAAAAGTATGTGGGCCAAAAACATTAATTCCTAGATATATTGAATCGCTTGGAGTTACAGTTGAACCAAATTTACGTAAAGCTTTAGAATGGTGTGATGTTGCTAATATGCTTCGTGTACAAAACGAAAGAATGGATGTAAACTTTTTTCCTTCAACAAGAGAATATTCACAACAATATGGCGTTGATAAAGCATTGCTGGACTCTCTCAATAAAGAGATTGTAATTATGCACCCAGGACCAATAAATAGAGGAGTAGAGATAACATCAGAAGTAGCTGACTCAGAACATTCAGTTATTTTAAATCAAGTCGAAAATGGAGTAGCTGTTCGTATGGCAGTTATCTATCTTTTGGCTTCAAAAATTCAATAA